In Deferribacteraceae bacterium V6Fe1, one genomic interval encodes:
- a CDS encoding HAMP domain-containing histidine kinase → MELYEDYGFLKFDENGKILATNSYGEKLLTELYMAGVSNLFEYLVSVLNSGKNIFKTNKETYGIKFFNQEELTFIIIPLGEFVASISEFIDINSLHHEIKNPLTAIEGVIQVIEAKYDDDYLRKCTDIIRKESSRIKYLLESVNVLSDLKLDYSDIYVGDFLKNIVDKFMIIYNRIEFFLCIDDSIEKISGDKEKLEMVFNNLIKNACEAAKTSKVEIRYEIDSTIKFFDREKNMFKKMLKFSIIDNGGGIDKGIRNKLFTPFWTTKSKGSGLGLVISKEIIEKHFGKIEYKSVEGEGTTFSIYLPV, encoded by the coding sequence ATGGAATTATATGAAGATTACGGGTTTTTAAAGTTTGATGAAAACGGGAAAATACTTGCCACTAACTCCTACGGTGAAAAGCTGCTTACAGAATTATATATGGCAGGAGTCAGCAATCTTTTTGAATATCTGGTTAGTGTTCTAAATTCAGGGAAGAATATCTTTAAAACCAATAAAGAAACTTACGGTATAAAGTTTTTTAATCAAGAAGAGTTGACTTTTATCATAATCCCCCTTGGTGAATTTGTTGCTTCCATAAGTGAATTTATAGATATTAACTCTCTTCATCATGAAATAAAAAACCCTTTGACCGCTATTGAAGGTGTAATTCAGGTCATTGAGGCTAAATATGATGATGATTATCTCAGAAAATGTACGGATATTATCCGAAAAGAGAGCAGTCGTATCAAATATTTGCTTGAAAGCGTAAATGTATTATCCGACCTTAAACTGGATTATAGTGACATATATGTAGGCGATTTTTTGAAAAATATAGTAGATAAGTTTATGATTATTTACAATAGAATAGAGTTTTTTCTATGTATAGATGACTCTATAGAAAAGATTAGCGGGGACAAGGAAAAGCTTGAAATGGTTTTCAATAATTTAATAAAGAACGCATGTGAAGCGGCTAAAACGTCAAAGGTTGAAATCAGATATGAAATTGATTCTACCATAAAGTTTTTTGACAGAGAAAAAAATATGTTTAAAAAAATGTTAAAATTTAGTATAATTGATAACGGTGGCGGTATTGACAAAGGTATCAGAAATAAACTATTTACTCCGTTTTGGACGACCAAGTCCAAAGGGAGCGGCTTAGGCCTTGTTATTTCTAAAGAGATAATTGAAAAGCACTTTGGTAAAATTGAATATAAATCTGTAGAAGGAGAGGGTACTACTTTTAGTATCTATTTGCCTGTTTGA
- a CDS encoding sigma-54-dependent Fis family transcriptional regulator codes for MMRVLILDDEESILWVLKEGLSDKSTEVLTCETSQEAVEILNDYSIDVCLVDIFLNNENGIELVEKWSKIYNDTTFLIMTAQNSGSNIINSMKAGAIDFVSKPFDLKELKEKLNEIKSDKTNKKVVSFEDEYDFQTHNKRMVDIYKTIGKIAKTDINVLIQGETGTGKEVIAKMIHEKSSRSGKPFVAINMAAIPKELMESELFGYSKGAFTGAVGDKPGKFEEANGGTIFLDEISEAEMAIQSKLLRVLQEKEVTRLGSNKTIKLDIRVIVATNDDLEELVREKRFREDLYYRLNVVTISLPSLRERKEDIPVLVNHFLKKYASLGEKDISISTDAMEVLVKYNWPGNIRELENVIQYSIVHSSGKTLTKHNLPNKVFEINGKNGKDSLSKQLKNLAAEIISSETISESFNSYEEYLKIVEKPLIKAALEKTLNNKSEASKILGINRNTLRKKIKDLNIE; via the coding sequence ATGATGAGAGTGTTGATTTTAGATGATGAAGAAAGTATCCTTTGGGTATTAAAAGAGGGATTATCCGACAAATCCACCGAAGTACTTACTTGTGAGACATCTCAGGAAGCCGTTGAAATTTTAAACGATTACTCCATAGATGTATGCCTTGTGGATATATTTTTAAATAATGAAAATGGTATCGAGCTTGTGGAAAAATGGTCTAAAATTTATAACGATACCACTTTTTTGATAATGACAGCTCAAAATTCAGGTTCAAATATTATAAATTCCATGAAAGCCGGGGCAATAGATTTTGTAAGTAAACCGTTTGATTTAAAAGAGTTGAAAGAAAAACTTAATGAGATAAAAAGCGACAAGACAAATAAAAAGGTCGTTTCTTTTGAAGATGAGTATGACTTTCAGACACATAATAAAAGAATGGTAGATATTTATAAGACAATCGGCAAAATAGCAAAAACCGACATTAATGTGTTGATTCAGGGGGAAACCGGTACAGGTAAAGAAGTTATAGCAAAAATGATACACGAAAAAAGTTCAAGAAGCGGCAAACCTTTTGTGGCTATAAATATGGCTGCTATCCCGAAGGAGCTTATGGAAAGTGAGCTTTTTGGTTATAGCAAGGGTGCATTTACCGGGGCGGTAGGTGATAAGCCTGGCAAATTTGAAGAAGCAAACGGTGGTACTATATTCTTGGATGAGATTTCAGAAGCTGAAATGGCCATACAATCAAAATTATTGCGTGTTTTACAGGAAAAAGAGGTTACAAGGCTTGGTTCAAATAAGACTATCAAGCTCGATATAAGGGTAATTGTCGCTACAAACGATGATTTGGAAGAGCTTGTCAGAGAAAAAAGATTTAGAGAAGATTTATATTATAGATTAAATGTAGTCACAATAAGTCTTCCATCCTTAAGGGAAAGAAAAGAGGATATCCCTGTGCTTGTGAATCATTTTTTGAAAAAGTATGCATCTTTAGGGGAGAAGGATATATCTATTAGTACCGATGCTATGGAAGTTTTAGTTAAATATAATTGGCCGGGTAATATTAGAGAGCTTGAAAATGTTATTCAATACAGTATTGTACATTCAAGCGGAAAAACTTTGACAAAACATAACTTGCCAAATAAAGTATTTGAAATAAACGGCAAAAACGGCAAAGATTCCCTGTCAAAACAGTTAAAAAATCTTGCTGCCGAGATTATCAGCTCTGAAACTATAAGCGAATCGTTTAATTCGTATGAGGAATATTTGAAAATAGTGGAAAAGCCGCTCATAAAGGCTGCTTTGGAAAAGACGCTTAATAATAAGTCCGAAGCATCAAAGATTTTGGGGATTAATAGGAACACATTAAGAAAAAAAATAAAGGATTTAAACATTGAATAA
- the rnr gene encoding ribonuclease R: protein MNNIESKIINFLLEKDKPVKLNELLKETDIDTKNLKQSLKSLIKDGQIIKLKSNKYCLTKNLDVLTGYLDGHPDGYAFFVPDDESMEDIFVPPKKMNGAVHKDRVAVRIEYFRNKKEARVVKILERGYRKVVGRVEKSAHFAHVIPFVKKLFNDIYIPKKYSKNLKDNDVVLCEIVFYPQGGKNPEGKVMKLLGNLSDKGIENEIVLSKYELDRNFPPAVIKEVNKTAQNLLDNPGKRTDFKKLFTVTIDGETARDFDDAISLEKTEDGYILYVHIADVAHFVRPNTRVDIEAYKRGTSVYFPEFAIPMLPEKLSNELCSLRPNEIKLTLTAKIFYNKNGERVKLELYQSTIKSNHRLTYNYVNDIIEGKEKTKSKPLKNLISTAVELTNLLIEKRKRQGTIDFDLPEPEFIFNENGDLVDIQPLERKLSHRIIENFMIEANEAVSEYLENLGVVSVYRVHDKPSAVKVREFLNVLSTFGISVDLPDEITPKTIQEIASKFEDNKFGYILNSLLVKTMEKAIYDTKNIGHFGLASKSYTHFTSPIRRYPDLVIHRLIKKALFEYPYDIPGDFVEKATKQSSETEQRAEDAEREIHQFKKLKFLENNKGTVYEAYINRLNSGGMFVFIPKLIMGGFIPLSSLDDDFYSYFHNDNIIIGKKTKKTFKVGDRLKVSLLRVNYDYLEADFQIETD, encoded by the coding sequence TTGAATAATATTGAAAGTAAAATAATTAACTTTTTGTTGGAGAAAGACAAACCTGTCAAGCTAAATGAGCTTCTAAAAGAAACTGACATCGATACCAAAAACTTAAAGCAATCTCTTAAGTCACTTATTAAAGACGGGCAAATTATAAAGTTAAAATCAAATAAATACTGCCTTACCAAAAACTTGGATGTTTTGACAGGTTACCTTGATGGACATCCTGATGGTTATGCTTTTTTTGTCCCTGATGACGAAAGTATGGAAGATATCTTTGTGCCACCAAAAAAGATGAACGGTGCTGTTCACAAAGACAGGGTCGCGGTCAGAATAGAATATTTTAGAAACAAAAAGGAAGCTCGTGTTGTTAAAATATTGGAAAGGGGCTACAGGAAAGTTGTGGGCAGGGTTGAGAAGTCTGCACATTTTGCACATGTTATCCCTTTCGTAAAAAAATTATTTAACGATATATATATCCCTAAGAAATACTCTAAAAATTTGAAGGACAATGATGTAGTTTTGTGCGAAATAGTATTTTACCCTCAGGGTGGCAAGAATCCTGAAGGTAAGGTGATGAAATTATTGGGAAATCTTAGTGACAAGGGGATTGAAAACGAAATTGTTTTATCCAAATACGAATTGGACAGAAATTTCCCCCCTGCCGTAATCAAAGAGGTTAATAAGACAGCTCAAAATTTACTTGATAATCCAGGTAAAAGGACTGATTTTAAAAAACTGTTTACTGTTACCATTGACGGGGAGACGGCTCGTGATTTTGACGATGCCATATCTTTGGAAAAAACGGAAGATGGGTATATATTATATGTTCACATTGCAGATGTTGCCCATTTCGTAAGACCAAATACAAGGGTGGATATTGAGGCTTACAAGAGAGGCACAAGTGTGTATTTTCCTGAATTTGCAATCCCGATGCTTCCTGAAAAATTATCAAACGAATTGTGCAGTTTGAGGCCTAATGAGATAAAATTAACCCTGACTGCCAAAATATTTTACAATAAAAATGGCGAAAGGGTTAAATTAGAGCTTTACCAGTCAACGATTAAGAGTAATCACAGGCTTACTTATAACTACGTAAATGACATTATTGAAGGTAAAGAAAAAACTAAAAGCAAACCACTTAAAAATCTTATTTCGACTGCTGTTGAGCTAACTAACTTGCTTATAGAGAAAAGAAAAAGGCAAGGGACTATAGATTTTGACCTTCCTGAGCCTGAATTTATATTTAACGAAAACGGGGACTTGGTAGATATTCAACCCCTTGAGAGAAAGTTATCCCACAGGATAATTGAAAATTTTATGATTGAGGCAAATGAAGCAGTTTCTGAATATCTTGAAAATCTTGGTGTGGTATCTGTCTATAGGGTGCATGACAAACCGTCTGCCGTAAAGGTGAGGGAATTTTTAAATGTTTTATCTACTTTTGGTATTTCAGTAGATTTGCCTGATGAAATTACCCCTAAAACTATTCAAGAGATTGCTTCAAAGTTTGAAGACAATAAATTTGGATATATTTTAAACTCTTTACTTGTAAAGACTATGGAAAAGGCGATTTACGATACTAAGAATATAGGACATTTTGGTCTTGCATCAAAATCTTACACGCATTTTACAAGCCCCATAAGGCGTTATCCAGATCTTGTTATCCATAGACTTATCAAAAAGGCCTTATTTGAATACCCTTATGATATCCCGGGTGATTTTGTGGAAAAAGCTACCAAACAATCGTCCGAGACAGAGCAAAGGGCGGAGGACGCAGAGCGTGAGATTCATCAATTTAAAAAATTGAAATTTTTGGAAAATAATAAAGGCACAGTGTATGAAGCATATATAAATAGGCTTAATTCTGGCGGTATGTTTGTATTTATTCCTAAGCTTATTATGGGTGGTTTTATCCCACTTTCAAGCCTTGATGATGATTTTTACAGCTATTTTCATAACGATAATATTATAATAGGGAAAAAGACTAAAAAGACTTTTAAAGTAGGTGACAGGTTGAAGGTTTCCCTTTTAAGAGTCAATTATGATTATTTGGAAGCCGACTTTCAAATTGAAACAGATTAA
- the dinB gene encoding DNA polymerase IV encodes MSKILCLDMDAYFASVEIASNPKLKNKPIGIVGSADRTVVTTASYEARKYGVKTGMPKFMAKKLCPHIEFIVGNFKKYSYISSQIHDFLKTITYKVEMYSIDEAFIDISDVAVTPKDLGYLIKSHIKNNFGITCTVGVGKSKLVAKMATEINKPDGLNIINDEDVYAFLDTFSLNDIWGIGKKLTKKLNSLGIYSTKDIRKLNKDFFIKIFGKNGEKIYGMAFGEYPEGVKYESEPIKSIGHSITLPKDTFDRKLLDSYILQLSDMVSFRARKAHIAGKTINFHLRYSDMTKFSKMHTIGYPTSATHQIYEIAKYISKDIDLTKGVRHVGVSLGNLIYSCGSINDIFSKKWENVYSAIDSINQKHGNLTITFANVLNCQRLSSNTLHPWQKL; translated from the coding sequence ATGAGTAAGATTTTATGTCTTGATATGGATGCATATTTTGCCTCCGTTGAAATTGCCTCAAATCCAAAACTAAAAAATAAACCTATAGGGATAGTCGGCTCAGCTGACAGGACAGTTGTCACGACAGCGTCTTACGAAGCTCGAAAATACGGGGTCAAAACAGGTATGCCAAAATTTATGGCAAAAAAACTATGTCCACATATAGAATTTATTGTCGGCAATTTTAAAAAATATTCATACATATCTTCTCAAATACACGATTTTTTAAAAACAATTACTTACAAAGTGGAAATGTACTCCATAGATGAGGCCTTTATAGATATATCTGATGTGGCAGTTACACCTAAAGATTTAGGCTACCTTATAAAAAGTCATATAAAAAATAATTTTGGTATCACCTGCACGGTTGGAGTCGGCAAATCAAAGCTTGTGGCAAAAATGGCAACCGAAATCAACAAACCTGACGGACTAAATATAATAAACGACGAAGATGTATACGCATTTTTAGATACATTTAGCCTAAACGACATATGGGGGATAGGGAAAAAGCTTACAAAAAAGCTCAACAGTCTCGGAATATACAGCACAAAAGATATTAGAAAACTAAACAAAGATTTTTTTATAAAAATATTCGGGAAAAACGGGGAAAAAATTTACGGCATGGCGTTCGGCGAATATCCGGAAGGGGTAAAATATGAAAGTGAACCGATAAAATCAATAGGACACAGCATAACTTTACCAAAAGATACTTTCGACAGAAAACTCTTAGACAGCTACATACTACAACTTTCCGACATGGTATCTTTTAGAGCCAGAAAAGCTCACATTGCAGGTAAAACCATAAATTTCCATTTAAGGTACTCCGATATGACAAAATTTTCAAAAATGCACACAATAGGATACCCTACATCTGCAACCCACCAAATTTATGAAATAGCAAAGTACATTTCCAAAGATATAGATTTGACAAAAGGGGTAAGACACGTAGGTGTTTCATTGGGTAATTTAATCTATTCCTGCGGCAGCATAAATGACATTTTCAGCAAAAAGTGGGAAAATGTATATTCGGCAATAGATAGCATAAACCAAAAACATGGAAATTTGACAATAACTTTTGCAAACGTCTTAAATTGCCAGAGGTTAAGCTCAAACACTCTTCACCCCTGGCAGAAATTATAA
- the lexA gene encoding repressor LexA produces MTRAERKEMVLQFVTEFLKNNGYPPSIRDICKGLHINSTSVVKNILDELKMEGKIKKADQLARGILLNREIPILGKIKAGTPVTSEENIEGYINLDSLTNIQNSFFLKVDGDSMKNAGILDGDLALIKQQSVLNNNEIGAFRINGEVTLKRIKIDKDNIILKPENDNYKDIIIYDTDNFEVIGKLIYVLKDFRDK; encoded by the coding sequence ATGACAAGAGCTGAAAGGAAAGAGATGGTTTTGCAATTTGTTACGGAGTTTTTAAAAAACAATGGCTACCCTCCGAGCATCAGGGATATATGTAAAGGGCTTCATATCAACTCTACTTCCGTTGTCAAAAACATTCTGGATGAATTAAAGATGGAAGGTAAAATTAAAAAAGCCGATCAGCTTGCAAGAGGGATATTGCTAAACCGTGAAATCCCCATATTAGGGAAGATAAAGGCAGGGACCCCCGTCACTTCCGAAGAAAATATTGAGGGTTATATCAACCTTGACTCCCTGACAAATATTCAAAACTCTTTCTTTTTAAAAGTAGATGGTGACAGCATGAAAAATGCGGGGATATTGGATGGAGATTTGGCTCTCATAAAACAACAAAGTGTTTTAAATAATAATGAAATAGGCGCATTTAGGATAAACGGAGAAGTAACACTGAAAAGGATTAAAATAGATAAAGATAACATTATCCTAAAGCCTGAAAATGACAATTACAAAGATATAATAATTTACGATACAGACAATTTTGAAGTCATAGGCAAACTTATATACGTCTTAAAAGATTTCAGGGACAAGTAA
- the traF gene encoding conjugal transfer protein TraF yields MKKIFLSLLLILPLIVSAAEWQVVGPRALGMGGAYVAVVNDSTAAYWNPAAFGFYKTKEVRKYEDRDFGLGIGVGAGYSIHNNLGEKIDDILNYDYDAVANDINNGVISISNLHDYVNLINNVAKITDKDAVVFKANGYVASRIGHFGVGVYALGNIAALPILDLQNISVNSGDTDIINSLAGVGGDTTQDVLTATQYTELVNTISSFTGWSYTDAQNFVNTIDDSLKTNGITSIDDETYNAVINTAKIASNAQTGGSYDKNESKIKFSGFIYYEIPISYGYAINKNFSVGANVKFMKGRYYESYVSLYDDNNDNDLFDNAKDDYAESNTFGIDAGAMYKLGNMVTLGIVGRNLNTPKFDKPFGGEYKLDPQARGGVAFTPFGWLTLAADIDLIENDTNINGYKSQNVAFGAEFELLKFLALRAGYYKNLAESDINGVYTAGLGLNLYLLRLDAGLAFSDKTSKVDGNDIPNEVKAEVALSFEF; encoded by the coding sequence ATGAAGAAAATTTTTTTGTCGTTACTTTTAATTTTGCCGTTAATTGTTTCAGCTGCCGAGTGGCAGGTAGTAGGACCAAGAGCTCTTGGAATGGGGGGAGCTTATGTAGCCGTAGTAAATGACTCTACTGCAGCGTATTGGAACCCTGCGGCATTTGGTTTTTATAAAACCAAAGAAGTCAGAAAATATGAGGACAGAGATTTTGGCCTTGGTATTGGTGTGGGGGCAGGTTACTCAATCCATAACAATTTGGGAGAAAAAATTGATGACATTTTAAACTATGATTATGATGCAGTGGCAAATGATATCAATAACGGTGTAATAAGTATTTCAAATCTTCATGACTATGTAAACCTTATAAACAATGTGGCAAAGATTACAGACAAGGATGCGGTCGTCTTTAAGGCAAACGGTTATGTAGCATCAAGAATCGGACATTTTGGCGTAGGTGTATATGCTTTAGGAAATATTGCAGCTTTACCTATACTGGATTTGCAAAATATAAGCGTTAATTCAGGCGATACTGATATTATCAATTCGTTGGCGGGAGTAGGTGGAGATACAACTCAAGATGTGTTAACTGCGACACAATATACCGAGTTGGTTAATACAATTTCTTCCTTTACAGGTTGGAGCTATACAGATGCACAAAATTTTGTAAATACAATAGATGACTCACTTAAAACAAACGGTATAACATCTATTGACGATGAGACTTACAATGCAGTTATCAATACTGCAAAAATAGCATCTAACGCTCAAACAGGGGGCTCATACGATAAAAATGAATCGAAAATAAAATTTTCCGGCTTTATCTATTATGAAATCCCTATTTCTTACGGTTATGCCATCAATAAAAATTTCTCAGTCGGTGCAAATGTAAAGTTTATGAAAGGTAGATATTACGAATCATACGTTTCACTTTATGATGACAATAATGACAACGACCTTTTCGATAATGCAAAAGATGATTATGCAGAGTCAAATACATTTGGTATCGATGCAGGTGCAATGTACAAATTGGGGAATATGGTTACTCTTGGCATAGTGGGTAGAAATTTAAATACTCCAAAGTTTGACAAGCCATTTGGCGGTGAGTATAAATTAGACCCACAGGCAAGGGGAGGGGTAGCATTTACTCCTTTTGGTTGGCTTACACTGGCTGCAGATATCGATTTGATAGAAAATGACACTAACATTAACGGTTATAAATCTCAAAATGTCGCTTTTGGAGCAGAGTTTGAATTGTTGAAATTTTTGGCACTAAGGGCAGGGTATTATAAAAATCTTGCAGAAAGTGATATAAATGGCGTTTATACTGCAGGGCTTGGGTTAAACCTATATCTGTTGAGACTTGATGCAGGTTTGGCTTTTAGCGATAAGACATCAAAAGTGGATGGAAACGATATTCCAAATGAGGTTAAGGCAGAAGTTGCACTGTCATTTGAATTTTAA
- the ald gene encoding alanine dehydrogenase translates to MIVGVPKEIKNNENRVSMTPAGVHQFVAAGHEVLIQKGAGLGSGITDEEYIKEGAKILDTAKEIFDSAEMIVKVKEPQAVEIEMLKEGQILYTYLHLAPDKPQTIGLIEKKVVGIAYETIEVNRKLPLLEPMSEVAGKMASMMAAHFLAKPYGGRGMLAGGVAGTHSAKFVILGGGTAGINAAKIAAGLGAKVVVMDVNLERMRYLEDVLPKNCETIMSNRYNIMNEIKDADAVIGTVLIPGAKAPHLITRDMLKLMQPGAVIVDVSIDQGGCVETSKPTTHQDPVYEVDGIVHYCVANMPGAYARTSTFALTNATLSFGLEIASKGWKKAALENPAIFKGVNVYDGHVTCKPVAEAHELPYTDLSLLIQ, encoded by the coding sequence ATGATAGTAGGCGTACCAAAGGAAATTAAAAACAATGAAAACAGAGTAAGTATGACACCTGCAGGCGTGCATCAGTTTGTTGCGGCCGGCCACGAGGTATTGATTCAAAAAGGTGCTGGGCTTGGAAGCGGTATTACTGATGAGGAATATATCAAAGAGGGTGCAAAAATTCTTGATACAGCAAAGGAAATTTTTGACAGTGCGGAAATGATTGTCAAAGTTAAGGAGCCTCAGGCTGTTGAAATTGAAATGCTCAAAGAGGGTCAAATTTTATACACATATCTCCATCTTGCCCCTGACAAGCCTCAAACAATAGGACTTATTGAGAAAAAGGTCGTAGGTATCGCATACGAAACAATAGAGGTAAACAGAAAGCTCCCTCTACTTGAGCCTATGAGCGAGGTTGCAGGTAAAATGGCATCAATGATGGCAGCACATTTTCTTGCCAAGCCATACGGTGGCAGAGGTATGCTTGCTGGCGGTGTGGCAGGCACTCATAGTGCAAAATTTGTAATATTGGGCGGAGGGACTGCTGGTATTAATGCAGCAAAGATAGCAGCAGGGCTTGGAGCCAAGGTAGTTGTAATGGATGTAAATTTGGAAAGGATGAGATATCTTGAAGATGTATTGCCTAAAAACTGTGAAACAATTATGTCAAACAGGTATAACATAATGAATGAAATAAAAGATGCCGATGCTGTTATCGGTACGGTTTTAATTCCGGGTGCAAAAGCACCTCACCTCATTACGAGGGATATGCTTAAACTTATGCAGCCCGGAGCTGTAATTGTGGATGTATCTATCGACCAAGGGGGATGTGTGGAAACATCAAAGCCGACTACTCATCAAGACCCTGTATATGAAGTGGACGGCATTGTTCACTACTGTGTTGCAAATATGCCGGGAGCTTATGCGAGGACGTCTACATTTGCCCTTACAAATGCCACACTTTCATTCGGGCTTGAGATAGCTAGTAAAGGGTGGAAAAAGGCTGCACTTGAAAACCCTGCAATCTTCAAAGGGGTAAACGTTTATGATGGGCATGTCACTTGCAAGCCTGTGGCAGAAGCTCACGAATTACCTTACACAGACCTTTCACTTCTGATTCAATAA
- a CDS encoding acetyl-CoA carboxylase carboxyltransferase subunit alpha, with protein MTVQPLEFESQIYELETKIKELKNLSNIADDDFKSEIQSLEKKLEKVKASVYKNLTPAQKVLVARHPNRPYTMDYIKLIFTDFCELHGDRLFRDDPAIVAGVAKFEGEPVVVVGHQKGRNTKENIVRNFGMANPEGYRKALRIFHMAEKFKRPIITFVDTPGAYPGIGAEERGQAEAIARNLFEMAGLTVPIVTVISGEGGSGGALGIAVGNKVLMLEHSIYAVISPEGCASILWKDPSYAKKAAEALKLTAQDLIKFNIIDEIIPEPLGGSHRDHVQTASNVRKAIFKSLQELKSMSPQRLFEHRYEKFRKMGVFAG; from the coding sequence ATGACAGTACAACCTTTAGAATTTGAATCTCAGATTTATGAACTTGAGACAAAAATAAAAGAGCTTAAAAATTTATCAAATATAGCAGATGATGATTTCAAAAGTGAAATTCAGTCTTTGGAAAAGAAGCTGGAAAAGGTTAAGGCATCTGTTTATAAAAACTTAACTCCGGCACAAAAGGTCCTTGTGGCAAGGCATCCTAACAGACCTTACACAATGGATTATATAAAGCTAATCTTTACGGATTTTTGTGAGCTTCATGGGGACAGGCTTTTTAGAGATGACCCTGCCATTGTGGCTGGTGTGGCAAAATTTGAAGGTGAGCCTGTGGTTGTGGTTGGGCATCAAAAAGGAAGAAATACCAAAGAAAATATTGTAAGAAACTTTGGTATGGCAAATCCGGAAGGTTATAGAAAGGCTCTCAGAATTTTTCATATGGCTGAAAAATTCAAAAGACCGATAATAACCTTTGTTGATACACCCGGGGCATATCCCGGAATTGGTGCCGAGGAAAGAGGGCAGGCTGAGGCCATTGCAAGAAACCTTTTTGAAATGGCTGGTTTGACTGTACCGATTGTTACCGTTATCTCAGGAGAAGGCGGGAGCGGCGGTGCCCTTGGAATAGCTGTAGGGAATAAAGTATTGATGCTTGAGCATTCAATTTATGCTGTAATAAGCCCTGAAGGGTGTGCATCAATCCTTTGGAAAGACCCGTCTTATGCCAAAAAGGCGGCAGAGGCGTTGAAATTGACAGCTCAAGATTTAATAAAATTTAATATAATTGATGAAATTATCCCCGAGCCATTGGGTGGAAGCCACAGAGATCACGTGCAGACTGCATCAAATGTAAGAAAGGCGATATTTAAAAGTCTACAAGAGTTAAAATCGATGTCTCCACAACGGCTTTTTGAACATCGATATGAAAAATTTAGAAAAATGGGTGTTTTTGCCGGTTAG